ATCACGAACTGTCCAAACAGTATCATCAACAGCCCACTGGAATCCACCATCAGTGAAATCTTCTGGCAGCTGTACTAACCACTCTGGCCATTCTTCTTTAAACTTTGGATCTTTTAACTGCACATCAGATAATAGCTGATTCCAGTCTCCGCCAAGCACGAGATAATCGCCATTTTTATAATGCTTATTCATATACTCTTTCAAAAACTCAACTTGTTGCTTTCGAATGTTTCCGCCCTTATCATATGCAGATAAATGAACATTCACCATTCGTAAATATTTCCCGTTATCAACTGGAACCTTCTGCTCAACAATCGCTCGATCTAATTCGAATAATTGACGAAGCCACATTTCTCTTCCAGGAAGCTGATATCTCGTCACTTCTTCTACTTTATATTTTGAGAACGAACCAAGTCCACTGTTCGTATATCCGTGCGGCTTCTTAATTGGCACCGGCACCCACTGCGCATTAAAGTTATAACCAAACGTAGACGCATGATCTTTCAGCCCATCTTGAAACGCCTTATACTGATTCACATCAAATGAACGAAGTGACTTCTCATCCATCTCTTGCACTAAAATAAAATCAGAATCTTCCTTTTGTAAGAAAGACAGCA
This sequence is a window from Bacillus pseudomycoides DSM 12442. Protein-coding genes within it:
- a CDS encoding endonuclease/exonuclease/phosphatase family protein — its product is MKKVLKGLLWGTGSIFGAFAAFITYVVITDVKHKDVEKLKVANNNERILKVGEEFKATTFNIGYGGLDKDQDFFLDGGTGSRSSSKEQTEKNISNMLSFLQKEDSDFILVQEMDEKSLRSFDVNQYKAFQDGLKDHASTFGYNFNAQWVPVPIKKPHGYTNSGLGSFSKYKVEEVTRYQLPGREMWLRQLFELDRAIVEQKVPVDNGKYLRMVNVHLSAYDKGGNIRKQQVEFLKEYMNKHYKNGDYLVLGGDWNQLLSDVQLKDPKFKEEWPEWLVQLPEDFTDGGFQWAVDDTVWTVRDNVKSYVEDENFVTIIDGFLVSPNVEIVSVQGHDLKFENSDHNPVNAVLKLK